The following coding sequences are from one Larimichthys crocea isolate SSNF unplaced genomic scaffold, L_crocea_2.0 scaffold503, whole genome shotgun sequence window:
- the LOC113745159 gene encoding zinc finger BED domain-containing protein DAYSLEEPER-like: MDASQKATGEEVGGSVQETSSGGSSVWKYFTKDETCSTVTCKICKSVLKYHKSTSAMHTHLKRHPLMLANELPKSSRPQSISDFTKRPPVTDKRRQQITSLLVNFIVKDIRPLAAVHGEGFREMLNFFEPSYDVPSYNTLWNTIKHQYDSLRENIMRKMKGQSVSLTTDLWTSSTMDPYITVTAHYITDAWKLQARVLCTSMMPERHTAVNIADRLSEIIREWDIKVFCTVHDNASNMNLAMELCEKFPKDLGCTGHTLQLAIKSGLVLPDVVKAIDAARRVVSHFRHSALATYALKRRQEQLGIRANKLQNDYPVRWNSTVVMLQRLFEQRITVQSVLSDETVTKPSVQKSLAMRASQWELVEQLIPVLQPLAKATEIMCGELHVELSFIYPVIYNIINTTLRVQASDLATVRTFKIKVREQLEKRFKLESDDLIESIPIVACVLDARFKHLQFVPESKREAAQSHLNALLEEEAEPLAATGEGVQSEDVDDSEGEAVKGKKARF; this comes from the exons ATGGACGCCTCGCAGAAAGCAACAGGTGAGGAGGTTGGTGGGTCAGTGCAAGAAACTAGCAGTGGAGGATCAAGCGTATGGAAATATTTCACCAAAGATGAGACCTGTAGCACAGTCACTTGCAAAATATGCAAGTCTGTCCTCAAATACCACAAAAGCACAAGTGCTATGCACACCCATCTGAAGAGGCACCCGCTAATGCTAGCCAATGAACTGCCTAAATCCTCACGTCCACAGTCAATTAGTGACTTCACCAAACGCCCTCCTGTAACAGACAAAAGACGCCAGCAAATCACCAGTTTACTGGTGAATTTCATTGTCAAAGATATTCGACCTTTAGCTGCAGTACATGGAGAGGGCTTCAGAGAAATGCTTAATTTTTTTGAGCCTAGCTACGATGTCCCGTCTTACAACACGCTATGGAACACTATTAAACATCAGTACGACAGCCTGCGTGAAAACATCATGAGGAAAATGAAAGGCCAGAGTGTGTCGCTAACAACTGATCTGTGGACATCCTCCACCATGGACCCATACATCACTGTGACAGCTCACTACATCACTGATGCATGGAAACTGCAGGCCCGAGTGTTGTGCACATCTATGATGCCAGAAAGGCACACAGCTGTAAATATTGCCGATCGTCTGTCTGAGATAATCAGGGAGTGGGACATTAAGGTGTTTTGCACGGTCCACGATAATGCCAGTAACATGAACTTGGCCATGGAGCTATGTGAAAAGTTCCCCAAAGATCTGGGATGCACCGGACACACGCTGCAGCTGGCTATAAAGTCTGGTTTAGTCTTACCCGATGTGGTGAAGGCTATTGATGCGGCACGGAGAGTTGTGAGCCACTTTCGCCACTCCGCACTGGCCACCTACGCCTTGAAGAGACGGCAAGAACAGCTTGGCATAAGAGCCAACAAACTCCAGAATGACTACCCGGTCCGGTGGAATTCCACAGTTGTCATGCTCCAGCGGCTCTTCGAGCAAAGAATTACGGTGCAATCTGTGCTTTCCGATGAAACGGTCACAAAACCAAGTGTCCAGAAATCACTCGCTATGAGAGCGTCACAGTGGGAGCTGGTGGAACAGCTGATCCCGGTACTGCAGCCCCTGGCCAAGGCTACTGAAATAATGTGTGGTGAGCTGCATGTGGAGTTGTCTTTCATCTATCCGGTGATTTACAACATTATCAACACCACCCTGCGTGTTCAAGCATCCGACCTGGCAACCGTGCGCACCTTCAAGATCAAGGTTCGAGAGCAGTTAGAAAAACGGTTCAAACTGGAGTCAGATGACCTGATAGAGTCCATCCCTATTGTGGCCTGTGTGCTTGATGCCCGGTTCAAGCATCTTCAGTTCGTCCCGGAGAGTAAAAGAGAGGCCGCCCAGAGCCACCTGAATGccctgctggaggaggaggcagagccgCTTGCAGCAACAG GTGAGGGTGTCCAAAGTGAGGATGTGGATGACAGTGAGGGAGAAGCagtaaaggggaaaaaagccaGATTTTGA